The following DNA comes from Camelina sativa cultivar DH55 chromosome 14, Cs, whole genome shotgun sequence.
GAAATCTAAAAAGCTGACGAGGAAGGCGCACGATAAATATGGGTAGGGAGGGAGTGGCTAAAGTGCGCATGGGTGAGAGAAGGTGCTGAAGAGAAGAGTGGACGGTCACgatgagtttttttcttttgttctataAATTTTAAGTGAATTTCGTTTCTATGTTTTAGACACGTGGACGGTCAAAATTAATTGTCACGAGGTAGTATCTTTTTTTGCCCTGACCACTTCTTTGGTCTACTTAAATAAAGTTTGGAGAACGAACCAGCCGTTATTTTATGTTTCGAAGAAACTTCCAAAACACCTTTAACCAGCCCAAGCAAAGCAATCAAGCAGCTGTGGATTACAATTTTCGTTCACATTCAATGGAATTCTTTTAATACTAGAAATTACAGCAAGGCAAAAAAAGATTGTGGAtgacaaattaaaatatcatcaaaaataCAGAATTGTGATTGTCAATTGTAAGCAGAAAAAACGAGATCTCAGAAAAAATATCCCGACGACGTGATGTACAATAcagaataaaatatgatttcaCTTGAGAAGAAAACTtaagccaaagaagaagaaagataaacaaataGTTTATTTCCATTGACTCTGTTTTGAGGGAAAATCGTGGAACGAGGGAGACATGCAGCAGGCAAATCATAAATATCACTCACCGCCTTCTTGACCCTTTCATCCCCCTCCTCACAAATTTTTGCAgtttctttttacatttctctctctctgtctctgtctctgtctctgtctctccgTCGAAGAAGCCATGGGAGACGCAGAGAAGAGCACCACCAAGGATAGcttgcttcttcctcctcctgtAGAGAGAGTTGAGAACCTGTCATGGAGAGATCTACGAGATGGATCATTCACCGTTGAACTCAAGAGGCTTATCTGTTTCGCCGCTCCTATGGCCGCTTGTGTTATCGTTCAGTTCATGTTACAGATGGTTTCTATGATGATGGTTGGTCACTTAGGCAACCTCGCCCTCGCTAGCGCCTCCCTCGCTTCCTCCTTCTGCAACGTCACTGGCTTCAGCTTCGTTGTCTGTTTTTTGCTCTCTTCCTTCTTAATTGATTACACTTAATTTGTCTCTCTGTTTAATTTTGGAATGagttgtttactttttttgcCTGTGGTGTGTTATTAGATAGGATTGTCATGTGCCTTGGATACTTTGAGCGGTCAAGCTTTTGGAGCTAAGCTATATCGGAAACTAGGTGTTCAGACTTACACAGCCATGTTTTGTCTTGCTTTGGTGTGTATCCCTCTTTCTCTCGTTTGGCTCAACATGGAAAAGCTTCTTGTGTTCCTGGGACAAGACCCTGCTATCGCACACGAAGCCGGGAGATATGCTGCCTGGCTTATCCCTGGACTCTTTGCTTACTCTGTTCTACAGCCTCTCACTCGCTTCTTTCAAAACCAGAGTTTGATCTCACCTCTCCTCATCACCTCTTGTGTTGTCTTCTGTATCCATGTTCCTTTCTGCTGGCTTTTGGTTTACAAGTCTGGCCTTGGTAATCTTGGAGGAGCCTTGGCTATCAGTTTGTCAAACTGGCTCTATGTCTTTATCCTTCTTTCTTTCATGTTCTTCTCCTCCGCTTGTTCTGAGACACGTGCTCCCCTCTCCATGGAGATATTCGACGGCATTGGAGAGTTTTTCAAATATGCTCTTCCTTCTGCGGCTATGATTTGGTacttcatcttttctttctttgtgccTTTACACTTCTTCATGCATGCCTCCAcattaaaaaggaaataaatgaaCTCTTTTGTGTGTTGCAGCCTAGAGTGGTGGTCATATGAACTCATCATATTATTCTCTGGTCTCTTACCCAACCCACAACTGGAGACTTCTGTGCTCTCTGTCTGGTATACTCATCCTCTTGCatctttcaatttcttcttgTCACTAATAATGAATTTGCCAAAAACATAATGTTATTCAAACTATGGGCAGTCTCCAAACAGTTTCGACAATGTATTCAATACCACTAGCGATCGCGGCTGCTGCAAGGTTAGACCTTTAGTCACCACCATTATGCAGTACATACTTGGTGTTCATGGCAACTATGAATCATATGGTTTCATGTTCATAAGCGGATGGTATTTTGTGCAGTACAAGAATCTCAAATGAGTTAGGTGCTGGAAACTCTCGAGGAGCACAGATCGTTGTCTATGCGGCAATGTCTCTTGCAGTAGTGGAGGCATTGATAGTGAGTACGTCTCTATTAGTCGGCAGGAATCTTTTCGGCCATATTTTCAGCAGTGACAAGGAAACCATCGCCTATGTTGCAAAGATGGCTCCATTGGTCTCCATTTCTCTCATTATGGACGCTCTACAAGGGGTTCTCTCAGGTCCGAGACTTGTTCTTATGTCTTTACCTAAACAAAAGTTATttactttcttctcctccacaCAATGCAAAACAGAACCAAGTCTTCATGTCTATTCCTGTTGTGTGTTTTAGTCCTGCATGTGTCAAAGTCTGATGGTTTGCAAGCAGGTATTGCAAGGGGATGTGGATGGCAACATATAGGGGCTTACGTGAACTTAGGAGCTTTCTATCTCTGGGGGACACCCATGGCTGCATGCTTAGCCTTCTGGTTTGATCTGAAAGGTGTTGGCCTTTGGATCGGAATCCAATCTGGTGCGGTTCTGCAAACTACTCTTCTCGCTATTGTCACGGGCTGCACAAACTGGGAAAACCAGGTCCTTTCCTAGTTTCTTTTAATCCATCTTCTTTCATGACTTGTTTCTCTATTGTGAAATAAACAAACACGTTGATATTGATATTTGAACTCTAGGCTAATGCAGCAAGGAAGCGAATGGCTTTGGCCTAAGGTACGTAAGGCGCTGGAGAACAGCACTAACCGAGTCAGAACTTGGCATCTACAGATTATATATAGGGACCATATGTTCCCCTTGGATCGGTTTCAACATTTTGTTATATTAGCAGTCAAATTGTTGTATGTTACTTTGTGAATAGTGGTGGAGCCGCTATGACGTCTTTTTGTAACAAAACTTGCATAATTTTCGACCGTAATAATAAGAATAGTGGTGGAGCCGCTATGACGTCTCTCTTTTTGTAAACTGACTGTAATAATTGTAGTTTCGATTCAAGCTTTTAATTCTGGTAGTTCAGAGATCCCATTCTGGTAATACCAGCTTTCAATCAGAAACTTTAATGAAGAGATCTGTGAATAGATCATTTATGACAGAAGTCAAGAGGCTTACCTACTGTCCCGGCTACTTTGGTGGCTGTGGTTACTGCTCAGTTCATGGTGTAGATACATCTCAATGGTGATGGGTTCTTTTAGGAGAAGTTGTCGGCAAATATACAACTAATGGGCCATGCGTATCGGCCCATAAAACCAATCCATacgagttatatatattttatcacaAGAGTTGAATTTGCCGCCCCTAAAAGAATCGATCGAGACGAGT
Coding sequences within:
- the LOC104740201 gene encoding protein DETOXIFICATION 12 produces the protein MGDAEKSTTKDSLLLPPPVERVENLSWRDLRDGSFTVELKRLICFAAPMAACVIVQFMLQMVSMMMVGHLGNLALASASLASSFCNVTGFSFVIGLSCALDTLSGQAFGAKLYRKLGVQTYTAMFCLALVCIPLSLVWLNMEKLLVFLGQDPAIAHEAGRYAAWLIPGLFAYSVLQPLTRFFQNQSLISPLLITSCVVFCIHVPFCWLLVYKSGLGNLGGALAISLSNWLYVFILLSFMFFSSACSETRAPLSMEIFDGIGEFFKYALPSAAMICLEWWSYELIILFSGLLPNPQLETSVLSVCLQTVSTMYSIPLAIAAAASTRISNELGAGNSRGAQIVVYAAMSLAVVEALIVSTSLLVGRNLFGHIFSSDKETIAYVAKMAPLVSISLIMDALQGVLSGIARGCGWQHIGAYVNLGAFYLWGTPMAACLAFWFDLKGVGLWIGIQSGAVLQTTLLAIVTGCTNWENQANAARKRMALA